From Nicotiana tabacum cultivar K326 chromosome 22, ASM71507v2, whole genome shotgun sequence, one genomic window encodes:
- the LOC107793779 gene encoding disease resistance protein Roq1 isoform X1 → MASTSSPTQNWKNDVFLSFRGEDTRKTFVGHLYYALKHKGIHTFKDDVRLERGKSISPELVKAIEQSRFAIVVFSKNYASSTWCLDELVKIMKCKKELGLTVMPIFYDVDPSDVSKQSGTFAESFSRHEENLRDDLEKVQCWRDAFGEAGKTAGYDLPNGYDGYESNCIQHVVEDILGKLCQVTSTIDNDLVGMESRVREVSSLLRMETHDVRFIGIWGMGGIGKTTIASAVFGKYSGLFEGVCFLDNVAEMQRTYGLQYLQGVLLSKILKVSLTITSVYEGMEIIKKRLRTMKVLIILDDVNQKDQLKMLVGWHDWFGSGSRILITTRDKHLLDNHIVDEVYSVNLMTLNEAIELFSLHAFKQRIPKKDFEELSNQVVHCAALLPLALKVLGSFLYGLDRSQWRSAWESLKDLPNDEILAKLKISFEGLGHVDQRLFLDIACFYRGKLRSYVEEILESCDIGSTIRIKVLIEKSLLFISPYDTIEMHDLIQEMAWHIVSQDDSRRSRIWLPEDIEDLFTGNLEAESVEGLWIPRNYIPKQDISYYNISEAFRRMKRLRVLVVRATNFCSIDPITHLPSSLRWLDWEACPLNSLPQSFEPSKLLRLDILECSTLQKLWLIPKGLDKLKTLYLSYCEHLEEVPSFELMPNLERVKLEGCKSLREVSPSFGVLMKLTSLELIDCQSLEKLPSYIQMESLKSLKLSCLPKLRELPETKGLHRLLTLELTDCQSLEMLPSCNQMESLVILKLSCLPKIMALPATEGMHHLLELVIEYTPIVELPVSIGNLGSLKQLWLSHCKDLVSIPNSFSCLKNLRVLVIYNCKRFADLPEKMGDLKLLEKLVISGTAISRIPPSVADLGELSFLSFSRWFGYREDATFLLPSASGSSSFRVLKLKKHTLCSGEHFQDLGCLSSLAHLDFTRNDFTSFNESNNQPFHYLDITFCEKLVLPRLPACIKELYAYDPLVLKSIPDFPTKYSELYSVSFAQHIENRGELTDILHFVLRLISAASQCEKVLPFSIFSPGDIRWSGFNYYRKEHTKRFSTPLDPCWYESKFKGFVICFRVPLDTVQNQKPLDAKSRRGSHWFGCTKVTVKLVQRYDRQEQDVLQKKCLIVARQAFCSHSSKYAICFSYIPFVALWHTSDSEKGKKPNDYCFFEASIDPGTATKWGLLLVYENKIQQIDQSTIVVQRDVESPSSDLLRESNDDQGQKTEDASVKRRRLDICQRDNMVSFEAGCSMKFQAIKDSCSPSEFQTFQIIPDQQLETPCSSAAQSFRHREESCSSGQPQTLQLPLADPQVDEVINEATSGMVFEQLEAPSSSEQPESFEVSPDEHKDNSVTNGSSSSEVFQELEAPCSSGQPQILQLFPEHS, encoded by the exons ATGGCTTCTACTTCTTCACCCACTCAAAATTGGAAGAATGATGTTTTCTTGAGTTTTAGAGGTGAAGATACTCGTAAAACTTTTGTGGGTCATCTCTACTATGCTCTAAAACATAAAGGGATtcatactttcaaagatgatgtAAGGCTGGAGAGAGGAAAGTCCATTTCACCTGAACTTGTGAAAGCTATTGAACAATCAAGATTTGCTATTGTTGTATTTTCTAAGAACTATGCATCCTCCACTTGGTGCTTGGATGAACTTGTAAAGATCATGAAATGCAAGAAAGAATTAGGACTAACTGTGATGCCCATATTCTATGACGTAGATCCATCGGATGTGAGTAAGCAAAGTGGAACTTTTGCTGAATCATTTTCTAGACATGAGGAAAATTTGAGAGATGATTTGGAGAAGGTGCAATGTTGGAGGGATGCATTTGGTGAGGCAGGCAAAACAGCAGGATATGATTTACCAAATGGCTACGACGG GTATGAATCTAATTGCATCCAGCATGTTGTTGAAGACATACTGGGTAAATTGTGTCAAGTTACTTCAACCATTGATAATGATTTAGTGGGGATGGAATCTCGAGTGCGTGAAGTAAGTTCATTACTAAGGATGGAAACACATGATGTTCGTTTTATTGGAATTTGGGGGATGGGCGGCATTGGTAAGACAACAATTGCAAGCGCTGTGTTTGGCAAATATTCTGGCCTATTTGAAGGTGTTTGTTTTCTTGATAATGTTGCAGAAATGCAAAGGACATATGGACTGCAATATTTGCAAGGTGTTCTCCTCTCAAAAATCCTAAAGGTAAGCTTAACTATTACAAGTGTATATGAAGGCATGGAAATCATAAAGAAGAGGTTGCGCACAATGAAGGTTTTGATCATTCTTGATGATGTAAATCAAAAAGACCAATTAAAAATGTTAGTTGGATGGCATGATTGGTTTGGTAGTGGTAGTAGAATTTTGATTACAACAAGAGATAAACATTTGTTAGATAATCATATTGTGGATGAAGTGTATTCTGTGAACTTGATGACTCTTAATGAAGCTATTGAGCTATTTAGCCTACATGCCTTTAAGCAAAGAATTCCTAAGAAAGACTTTGAGGAGCTTTCAAATCAAGTTGTACATTGTGCCGCTTTGCTCCCTTTAGCTTTGAAAGTTTTAGGTTCGTTTCTCTATGGATTAGACAGGAGCCAGTGGAGATCCGCTTGGGAAAGCCTGAAGGATCTgccaaatgatgaaattcttgcTAAGCTTAAGATAAGTTTTGAAGGACTGGGGCATGTTGATCAGAGACTCTTTCTAGATATTGCATGCTTTTATAGAGGAAAATTGAGGAGTTATGTAGAGGAAATACTTGAGAGCTGCGATATCGGATCTACAATAAGAATAAAAGTCTTAATTGAAAAGTCTCTCTTATTTATCTCACCATATGACACAATTGAAATGCATGATTTGATACAAGAAATGGCCTGGCACATCGTGAGTCAAGATGACTCGCGAAGGAGTAGAATATGGCTTCCCGAGGACATCGAGGATTTGTTTACTGGGAATTTG GAAGCAGAATCTGTGGAGGGACTATGGATACCAAGGAATTACATTCCAAAACAGGATATATCATATTACAACATCAGTGAAGCATTTAGGAGAATGAAAAGATTAAGGGTACTTGTAGTTAGAGCAACAAATTTCTGCTCTATTGACCCGATTACTCATCTTCCTAGCAGCCTAAGGTGGCTTGATTGGGAAGCTTGCCCTTTAAATTCATTGCCACAGAGTTTTGAACCATCAAAGCTTCTTCGCCTTGATATACTCGAATGTAGTACACTTCAGAAACTCTGGTTAATTCCGAAG GGTTTGGACAAATTAAAAACTTTGTACCTCAGCTATTGCGAACACTTGGAAGAAGTTCCAAGCTTTGAGTTGATGCCAAATTTAGAGAGAGTAAAGCTAGAGGGATGTAAGAGTTTGAGAGAAGTGAGCCCATCGTTTGGAGTTCTCATGAAGCTCACTTCACTGGAGCTAATTGATTGTCAGAGCCTTGAGAAGCTTCCAAGTTATATTCAGATGGAATCCCTTAAGAGTCTCAAACTTTCTTGTCTTCCAAAGTTGAGGGAATTACCAGAAACCAAGGGGTTGCACCGTTTATTGACATTGGAGCTAACTGATTGTCAGAGTCTTGAGATGCTTCCAAGTTGTAATCAGATGGAATCTCTTGTGATTCTCAAACTTTCTTGTCTTCCAAAAATAATGGCTTTGCCGGCAACAGAAGGGATGCACCATTTATTGGAACTTGTTATAGAATATACTCCAATAGTAGAGCTTCCGGTGTCAATTGGAAATCTTGGTTCCCTCAAACAACTATGGTTAAGTCATTGTAAAGATCTGGTAAGCATTCCGAACAGCTTTTCTTGTCTGAAGAATCTAAGAGTTCTTGTGATCTACAACTGCAAAAGATTTGCAGATTTGCCAGAGAAGATGGGGGACTTGAAGCTTTTAGAAAAGCTAGTAATATCTGGTACTGCAATTTCCCGTATACCCCCTTCAGTTGCAGACCTTGGTGAACTAAGCTTTTTATCATTCTCTCGCTGGTTTGGATACAGAGAAGATGCAACTTTTCTGTTACCCTCTGCATCAGGTTCATCGTCGTTTAGGGTGTTAAAGCTTAAGAAGCACACACTATGCAGTGGAGAACATTTTCAGGATCTTGGATGCTTATCTTCTTTGGCTCACTTGGATTTCACTAGAAATGATTTTACGAGTTTCAATGAAAGCAACAATCAGCCCTTTCATTACCTAGATATAACATTTTGTGAGAAGCTTGTATTGCCCAGACTTCCAGCATGCATAAAGGAGTTATATGCATATGATCCTTTAGTCTTGAAAAGCATTCCTGATTTCCCCACAAAATATTCAGAGCTGTATTCAGTGTCATTCGCACAGCATATTGAGAACAGAGGGGAACTGACTGATATCTTGCACTTTGTCCTTCGTTTAATTAGTGCGGCATCTCAG TGTGAGAAAGTGCTACCTTTTAGCATTTTTTCCCCTGGAGATATAAGATGGAGCGGGTTCAATTATTATCGAAAAGAACATACAAAAAGATTCTCCACTCCACTTGATCCATGTTGGTATGAGAGTAAATTCAAGGGATTTGTTATATGCTTTCGTGTACCATTGGATACTGTTCAGAACCAGAAACCTTTGGATGCTAAATCACGAAGAGGAAGTCACTGGTTCGGTTGCACTAAGGTTACAGTTAAGTTAGTGCAAAGATATGACAGGCAAGAACAAGATGTACTCCAGAAAAAATGTTTGATTGTTGCTCGCCAAGCATTTTGCTCTCATAGTAGTAAATATGCCATTTGCTTTAGCTACATACCTTTTGTAGCACTATGGCATACTTCTGATAGTGAAAAGGGGAAGAAGCCAAATGACTATTGCTTCTTTGAGGCGTCTATAGACCCAGGCACTGCAACAAAATGGGGACTTCTTCTGGTGTACGAGAATAAAATTCAACAGATAGATCAATCAACCATCGTGGTCCAACGTGATGTTGAGTCTCCAAGTTCTGACCTGTTGAGAGAATCTAATGATGACCAAGGCCAGAAAACGGAGGATGCTTCTGTTAAGAGAAGACGGCTTGATATTTGTCAAAGAGATAATATGGTTTCATTTGAAGCTGGCTGCTCTATGAAATTTCAAGCGATAAAGGACTCATGCTCTCCCAGTGAGTTTCAAACTTTCCAAATAATTCCTGATCAACAATTGGAAACACCATGCTCTTCTGCAGCTCAAAGCTTCCGACACAGGGAAGAGTCATGCTCTTCTGGACAGCCACAAACTTTACAGCTCCCTCTAGCTGATCCACAAGTTGATGAAGTGATAAATGAGGCTACTTCCGGCATGGTATTTGAACAACTGGAAGCGCCAAGCTCTTCCGAGCAGCCTGAATCTTTTGAAGTCTCTCCAGATGAGCACAAAGATAATTCAGTGACAAATGGGTCTAGCAGCTCTGAGGTATTCCAAGAATTGGAGGCACCATGCTCTTCTGGACAACCTCAAATTCTCCAGCTCTTTCCCGAGCATTCATGA
- the LOC107793779 gene encoding disease resistance protein Roq1 isoform X2 produces the protein MASTSSPTQNWKNDVFLSFRGEDTRKTFVGHLYYALKHKGIHTFKDDVRLERGKSISPELVKAIEQSRFAIVVFSKNYASSTWCLDELVKIMKCKKELGLTVMPIFYDVDPSDVSKQSGTFAESFSRHEENLRDDLEKVQCWRDAFGEAGKTAGYDLPNGYDGYESNCIQHVVEDILGKLCQVTSTIDNDLVGMESRVREVSSLLRMETHDVRFIGIWGMGGIEMQRTYGLQYLQGVLLSKILKVSLTITSVYEGMEIIKKRLRTMKVLIILDDVNQKDQLKMLVGWHDWFGSGSRILITTRDKHLLDNHIVDEVYSVNLMTLNEAIELFSLHAFKQRIPKKDFEELSNQVVHCAALLPLALKVLGSFLYGLDRSQWRSAWESLKDLPNDEILAKLKISFEGLGHVDQRLFLDIACFYRGKLRSYVEEILESCDIGSTIRIKVLIEKSLLFISPYDTIEMHDLIQEMAWHIVSQDDSRRSRIWLPEDIEDLFTGNLEAESVEGLWIPRNYIPKQDISYYNISEAFRRMKRLRVLVVRATNFCSIDPITHLPSSLRWLDWEACPLNSLPQSFEPSKLLRLDILECSTLQKLWLIPKGLDKLKTLYLSYCEHLEEVPSFELMPNLERVKLEGCKSLREVSPSFGVLMKLTSLELIDCQSLEKLPSYIQMESLKSLKLSCLPKLRELPETKGLHRLLTLELTDCQSLEMLPSCNQMESLVILKLSCLPKIMALPATEGMHHLLELVIEYTPIVELPVSIGNLGSLKQLWLSHCKDLVSIPNSFSCLKNLRVLVIYNCKRFADLPEKMGDLKLLEKLVISGTAISRIPPSVADLGELSFLSFSRWFGYREDATFLLPSASGSSSFRVLKLKKHTLCSGEHFQDLGCLSSLAHLDFTRNDFTSFNESNNQPFHYLDITFCEKLVLPRLPACIKELYAYDPLVLKSIPDFPTKYSELYSVSFAQHIENRGELTDILHFVLRLISAASQCEKVLPFSIFSPGDIRWSGFNYYRKEHTKRFSTPLDPCWYESKFKGFVICFRVPLDTVQNQKPLDAKSRRGSHWFGCTKVTVKLVQRYDRQEQDVLQKKCLIVARQAFCSHSSKYAICFSYIPFVALWHTSDSEKGKKPNDYCFFEASIDPGTATKWGLLLVYENKIQQIDQSTIVVQRDVESPSSDLLRESNDDQGQKTEDASVKRRRLDICQRDNMVSFEAGCSMKFQAIKDSCSPSEFQTFQIIPDQQLETPCSSAAQSFRHREESCSSGQPQTLQLPLADPQVDEVINEATSGMVFEQLEAPSSSEQPESFEVSPDEHKDNSVTNGSSSSEVFQELEAPCSSGQPQILQLFPEHS, from the exons ATGGCTTCTACTTCTTCACCCACTCAAAATTGGAAGAATGATGTTTTCTTGAGTTTTAGAGGTGAAGATACTCGTAAAACTTTTGTGGGTCATCTCTACTATGCTCTAAAACATAAAGGGATtcatactttcaaagatgatgtAAGGCTGGAGAGAGGAAAGTCCATTTCACCTGAACTTGTGAAAGCTATTGAACAATCAAGATTTGCTATTGTTGTATTTTCTAAGAACTATGCATCCTCCACTTGGTGCTTGGATGAACTTGTAAAGATCATGAAATGCAAGAAAGAATTAGGACTAACTGTGATGCCCATATTCTATGACGTAGATCCATCGGATGTGAGTAAGCAAAGTGGAACTTTTGCTGAATCATTTTCTAGACATGAGGAAAATTTGAGAGATGATTTGGAGAAGGTGCAATGTTGGAGGGATGCATTTGGTGAGGCAGGCAAAACAGCAGGATATGATTTACCAAATGGCTACGACGG GTATGAATCTAATTGCATCCAGCATGTTGTTGAAGACATACTGGGTAAATTGTGTCAAGTTACTTCAACCATTGATAATGATTTAGTGGGGATGGAATCTCGAGTGCGTGAAGTAAGTTCATTACTAAGGATGGAAACACATGATGTTCGTTTTATTGGAATTTGGGGGATGGGCGGCATTG AAATGCAAAGGACATATGGACTGCAATATTTGCAAGGTGTTCTCCTCTCAAAAATCCTAAAGGTAAGCTTAACTATTACAAGTGTATATGAAGGCATGGAAATCATAAAGAAGAGGTTGCGCACAATGAAGGTTTTGATCATTCTTGATGATGTAAATCAAAAAGACCAATTAAAAATGTTAGTTGGATGGCATGATTGGTTTGGTAGTGGTAGTAGAATTTTGATTACAACAAGAGATAAACATTTGTTAGATAATCATATTGTGGATGAAGTGTATTCTGTGAACTTGATGACTCTTAATGAAGCTATTGAGCTATTTAGCCTACATGCCTTTAAGCAAAGAATTCCTAAGAAAGACTTTGAGGAGCTTTCAAATCAAGTTGTACATTGTGCCGCTTTGCTCCCTTTAGCTTTGAAAGTTTTAGGTTCGTTTCTCTATGGATTAGACAGGAGCCAGTGGAGATCCGCTTGGGAAAGCCTGAAGGATCTgccaaatgatgaaattcttgcTAAGCTTAAGATAAGTTTTGAAGGACTGGGGCATGTTGATCAGAGACTCTTTCTAGATATTGCATGCTTTTATAGAGGAAAATTGAGGAGTTATGTAGAGGAAATACTTGAGAGCTGCGATATCGGATCTACAATAAGAATAAAAGTCTTAATTGAAAAGTCTCTCTTATTTATCTCACCATATGACACAATTGAAATGCATGATTTGATACAAGAAATGGCCTGGCACATCGTGAGTCAAGATGACTCGCGAAGGAGTAGAATATGGCTTCCCGAGGACATCGAGGATTTGTTTACTGGGAATTTG GAAGCAGAATCTGTGGAGGGACTATGGATACCAAGGAATTACATTCCAAAACAGGATATATCATATTACAACATCAGTGAAGCATTTAGGAGAATGAAAAGATTAAGGGTACTTGTAGTTAGAGCAACAAATTTCTGCTCTATTGACCCGATTACTCATCTTCCTAGCAGCCTAAGGTGGCTTGATTGGGAAGCTTGCCCTTTAAATTCATTGCCACAGAGTTTTGAACCATCAAAGCTTCTTCGCCTTGATATACTCGAATGTAGTACACTTCAGAAACTCTGGTTAATTCCGAAG GGTTTGGACAAATTAAAAACTTTGTACCTCAGCTATTGCGAACACTTGGAAGAAGTTCCAAGCTTTGAGTTGATGCCAAATTTAGAGAGAGTAAAGCTAGAGGGATGTAAGAGTTTGAGAGAAGTGAGCCCATCGTTTGGAGTTCTCATGAAGCTCACTTCACTGGAGCTAATTGATTGTCAGAGCCTTGAGAAGCTTCCAAGTTATATTCAGATGGAATCCCTTAAGAGTCTCAAACTTTCTTGTCTTCCAAAGTTGAGGGAATTACCAGAAACCAAGGGGTTGCACCGTTTATTGACATTGGAGCTAACTGATTGTCAGAGTCTTGAGATGCTTCCAAGTTGTAATCAGATGGAATCTCTTGTGATTCTCAAACTTTCTTGTCTTCCAAAAATAATGGCTTTGCCGGCAACAGAAGGGATGCACCATTTATTGGAACTTGTTATAGAATATACTCCAATAGTAGAGCTTCCGGTGTCAATTGGAAATCTTGGTTCCCTCAAACAACTATGGTTAAGTCATTGTAAAGATCTGGTAAGCATTCCGAACAGCTTTTCTTGTCTGAAGAATCTAAGAGTTCTTGTGATCTACAACTGCAAAAGATTTGCAGATTTGCCAGAGAAGATGGGGGACTTGAAGCTTTTAGAAAAGCTAGTAATATCTGGTACTGCAATTTCCCGTATACCCCCTTCAGTTGCAGACCTTGGTGAACTAAGCTTTTTATCATTCTCTCGCTGGTTTGGATACAGAGAAGATGCAACTTTTCTGTTACCCTCTGCATCAGGTTCATCGTCGTTTAGGGTGTTAAAGCTTAAGAAGCACACACTATGCAGTGGAGAACATTTTCAGGATCTTGGATGCTTATCTTCTTTGGCTCACTTGGATTTCACTAGAAATGATTTTACGAGTTTCAATGAAAGCAACAATCAGCCCTTTCATTACCTAGATATAACATTTTGTGAGAAGCTTGTATTGCCCAGACTTCCAGCATGCATAAAGGAGTTATATGCATATGATCCTTTAGTCTTGAAAAGCATTCCTGATTTCCCCACAAAATATTCAGAGCTGTATTCAGTGTCATTCGCACAGCATATTGAGAACAGAGGGGAACTGACTGATATCTTGCACTTTGTCCTTCGTTTAATTAGTGCGGCATCTCAG TGTGAGAAAGTGCTACCTTTTAGCATTTTTTCCCCTGGAGATATAAGATGGAGCGGGTTCAATTATTATCGAAAAGAACATACAAAAAGATTCTCCACTCCACTTGATCCATGTTGGTATGAGAGTAAATTCAAGGGATTTGTTATATGCTTTCGTGTACCATTGGATACTGTTCAGAACCAGAAACCTTTGGATGCTAAATCACGAAGAGGAAGTCACTGGTTCGGTTGCACTAAGGTTACAGTTAAGTTAGTGCAAAGATATGACAGGCAAGAACAAGATGTACTCCAGAAAAAATGTTTGATTGTTGCTCGCCAAGCATTTTGCTCTCATAGTAGTAAATATGCCATTTGCTTTAGCTACATACCTTTTGTAGCACTATGGCATACTTCTGATAGTGAAAAGGGGAAGAAGCCAAATGACTATTGCTTCTTTGAGGCGTCTATAGACCCAGGCACTGCAACAAAATGGGGACTTCTTCTGGTGTACGAGAATAAAATTCAACAGATAGATCAATCAACCATCGTGGTCCAACGTGATGTTGAGTCTCCAAGTTCTGACCTGTTGAGAGAATCTAATGATGACCAAGGCCAGAAAACGGAGGATGCTTCTGTTAAGAGAAGACGGCTTGATATTTGTCAAAGAGATAATATGGTTTCATTTGAAGCTGGCTGCTCTATGAAATTTCAAGCGATAAAGGACTCATGCTCTCCCAGTGAGTTTCAAACTTTCCAAATAATTCCTGATCAACAATTGGAAACACCATGCTCTTCTGCAGCTCAAAGCTTCCGACACAGGGAAGAGTCATGCTCTTCTGGACAGCCACAAACTTTACAGCTCCCTCTAGCTGATCCACAAGTTGATGAAGTGATAAATGAGGCTACTTCCGGCATGGTATTTGAACAACTGGAAGCGCCAAGCTCTTCCGAGCAGCCTGAATCTTTTGAAGTCTCTCCAGATGAGCACAAAGATAATTCAGTGACAAATGGGTCTAGCAGCTCTGAGGTATTCCAAGAATTGGAGGCACCATGCTCTTCTGGACAACCTCAAATTCTCCAGCTCTTTCCCGAGCATTCATGA